DNA sequence from the Ramlibacter agri genome:
GCGGCGTGTCGAAGGCGTAGTCCTTCTCCACGCGCTCCCAGGGCAGCGCGCGGCGCTCGCGCGCCACTTCGTCCTGCAGGTGCATCAGCTCTTTTTCGCGGGCCAGCAGCGTCTCGCGGGCGGCGAGCCAGCGGTCAGCGGAAACGACGGAATGGTTCTCTACGTTCGTGCTCATGACTTGCTCCTGGAAGTGGGACGGCGAATGGCGCGCAGCTTGCCGCTCTCGCCTCCGCCTGCGTAGAAGAGGCCGGCGCCGTCGGACTCGAGCCCGCTGACGCCGGTGCCGGGCGGCATCTGCAGGCGCTCCAGCACGGTGCCGTCCTGCGGGTCGATGCGGCGAATCTCGCTCTCGTCGCCTTCCCAGGTGCCGTGCCACAGCTCGCCGTCGACCCAGGTGACGCCCGTGACGAAGCGGTTGGTCTCGATGGTGCGCAGGATCTTTCCCGTCTCGGGGTCGATCTGGTGGATCTTGCGGTCGCGATACTGTCCCACCCACAGGCTGCCCTCGGCCCAGGCGAGCCCGGAGTCCTTGCCCTGGCCTGGCGCCGGAATCGTCGCGACCACTGCGCCGGTGGCGGCGTCGATCTTGGAGATGCGCGCTTCGGCGATCTGGTACAGGTACTTGCCGTCGAAGGCGGTGCCGGCGTCGCAGGCCTGCGCGATGCGGCGCCGGGTTTCCCCGCTGGCCGGGTCGATGGCCAGCAGCGCCTCGGGCGTGGCGGCCCAGACGTTGTGGCCGTCGTGCGTGACGCCGGCGATTTTGGCGGCGCCGGGGAAGGGGCCGTATTCGCGCACGATCTCCGCG
Encoded proteins:
- a CDS encoding DUF5074 domain-containing protein, which encodes MKVATESRLAPAHAAEIVREYGPFPGAAKIAGVTHDGHNVWAATPEALLAIDPASGETRRRIAQACDAGTAFDGKYLYQIAEARISKIDAATGAVVATIPAPGQGKDSGLAWAEGSLWVGQYRDRKIHQIDPETGKILRTIETNRFVTGVTWVDGELWHGTWEGDESEIRRIDPQDGTVLERLQMPPGTGVSGLESDGAGLFYAGGGESGKLRAIRRPTSRSKS